TCATCATATAACCTTTCAAACCATCTGCCAGGCTTATCACGCGCTCGCCGATGCCTCCAGTCTAGCCCGTCCAGCAATGCACTTCCTTCTGGCGGCAGGACACAGTGATAAGGGTCCTTGCCACAGACTAGCCCCCAGATTCCAGTCCAAGCCCGTGCGGTACTGAACGGGTTATATCCGCCGCCGCCCAGCACCAATGTCGGCTTATTCATTCCTAAAATCTGGTCTGCGGCCCGCCAATAGCCAATATTGCTGAACATCAGACCTGATTGCGGGTCATCAGCCAGACCGTCACATCCGGCCTGAAAAATGATGAACTCTGGATTAAATCTATCCAGTTCAGGCAGAATATCCTCTTCAACACAGCGCAGGAATTCAGCATCCCCTGCCCCGCGTTCCAGCGTGAAATTCCGGGCAAACCCGCCCCCTATATCTCCTGCCGGGCCGGTTCGCGGCCATTTATTTGCTTCATGTACAGACCATAACCGCACCCGCTCATCTGCGGATAAATGCGCTTGCACCCCATCAGGATGATGCGCATCAATATCGATATAGGCTATTTTTTGCGCACCTCTGTTCAGCAGCCGCAACAGCGCAAGAGCCGGATCATTTACAAAGCAAAAGCCGTTCGCCCGGTCAGGCAGGCCATGATGGGTTCCGCCGGACGGATTGAAAATGCGGCTGGCCTGTCCGTCATATAAAACATCTGCCGCCTTCAGACTGGCTGCTGCTGCTGTTGCCGGACGCCGGAAAACATCAGCAAAAATCGGGTTGCTGTCCCGCCCGATGCGATGCTTGTCCATCCGGTCCTGATCAAGGGCCTGG
This genomic stretch from SAR116 cluster alpha proteobacterium HIMB100 harbors:
- a CDS encoding deacetylase, histone deacetylase/acetoin utilization protein (PFAM: Histone deacetylase domain) is translated as MNLFFGSDIFRGSVYGDGHPLNIARVWPVIDLCRILGWLPDASYRPVLPATAEQLGLFHTTAYITALQDAERDQALDQDRMDKHRIGRDSNPIFADVFRRPATAAAASLKAADVLYDGQASRIFNPSGGTHHGLPDRANGFCFVNDPALALLRLLNRGAQKIAYIDIDAHHPDGVQAHLSADERVRLWSVHEANKWPRTGPAGDIGGGFARNFTLERGAGDAEFLRCVEEDILPELDRFNPEFIIFQAGCDGLADDPQSGLMFSNIGYWRAADQILGMNKPTLVLGGGGYNPFSTARAWTGIWGLVCGKDPYHCVLPPEGSALLDGLDWRHRRARDKPGRWFERLYDDGCE